The following are encoded together in the Nocardia sp. XZ_19_385 genome:
- a CDS encoding CU044_2847 family protein, protein MAIERIEMPDGTVILAQIDADEDISGTDVSLRRRRGNGDESLREGLRLENLSATVRSVAGTVKDGLVGMKADRVSVEFGLELAFDTGAVVAVLAKGGVKAAVKVKLEWDSED, encoded by the coding sequence GTGGCCATCGAACGAATCGAAATGCCGGACGGCACGGTAATTCTCGCGCAAATCGATGCCGATGAGGACATTTCGGGCACCGATGTGTCGTTGCGCCGCCGTCGGGGCAACGGCGATGAGTCGTTGCGCGAGGGGCTGCGGCTGGAGAATCTCAGTGCGACGGTGCGCAGTGTCGCCGGCACGGTCAAAGACGGGCTGGTCGGAATGAAAGCCGATCGGGTGTCCGTCGAGTTCGGTCTGGAGCTGGCCTTCGACACCGGTGCGGTGGTGGCGGTGCTCGCCAAGGGCGGGGTCAAAGCGGCCGTGAAGGTCAAGTTGGAATGGGATTCCGAGGACTGA
- a CDS encoding nuclear transport factor 2 family protein produces MPNEIALPVQTFVKHFTDAWADPTPERLLTLVHADVELVQPLSRKVVGHVQVARWLSRTFAIVPDLRGEVLSWAYRDDVLFIEVRLRATIGRRTVEWIAVDRITLDGDKVRRRVAHFDPTPLILPIVLSPRTLLRAGSATLNIRL; encoded by the coding sequence ATGCCGAACGAAATCGCCTTGCCTGTACAGACATTCGTCAAACACTTCACCGACGCCTGGGCAGACCCGACTCCCGAACGGCTCCTCACCCTGGTTCACGCCGACGTGGAGCTCGTTCAGCCGCTCAGTCGCAAAGTCGTCGGCCACGTGCAGGTCGCCCGCTGGCTGTCTCGCACCTTCGCGATCGTTCCGGACCTGCGCGGTGAGGTGCTCAGCTGGGCCTATCGCGATGACGTCCTGTTCATCGAGGTGAGGTTGCGCGCCACGATCGGTCGTCGGACTGTGGAATGGATCGCCGTCGACCGCATCACCCTCGACGGGGACAAGGTGCGCCGAAGGGTCGCCCACTTCGACCCGACCCCCCTCATCCTGCCCATCGTGCTGAGCCCACGAACTCTGCTGCGCGCAGGTTCAGCCACCCTGAACATTCGTTTATGA
- a CDS encoding AraC family transcriptional regulator, which produces MIRIVADMASPVLSETCHPTQPLVVWLRLGHVVSLGPSMELDAHSSALACLGVGVDGPFTVRPDEHPDITTRSFLFRARKRHKVVQSAGRLLFCYFDPTATAMARSLGGMRRTVHGCAVDHHREAELIALCDRPDLDVDRVLELASVPAATTRDRRIAKAASIIRADPAAPHRAAKLAAEVGLSQSYFLRLFAEQTGTSFRRYIQWARMLRAAQGHISGYDGTRCAADAGFATPSHFTDTFHRMFGFTPSTLASRGAQLHIEQE; this is translated from the coding sequence ATGATCCGTATCGTTGCCGACATGGCCTCGCCGGTGCTGTCAGAAACGTGCCATCCGACTCAGCCGTTGGTCGTGTGGTTGCGGCTAGGGCATGTGGTGAGCCTGGGCCCGTCGATGGAGCTGGACGCCCATTCCAGCGCGCTGGCCTGTCTCGGGGTCGGGGTGGACGGGCCGTTCACCGTTCGGCCGGACGAGCATCCGGATATCACCACACGCAGCTTCCTGTTTCGGGCACGCAAGCGGCACAAGGTAGTCCAGAGCGCCGGCCGCCTGCTGTTCTGCTACTTCGACCCGACCGCCACGGCGATGGCGCGCAGTCTCGGGGGCATGCGTCGCACCGTCCACGGTTGCGCGGTCGATCACCACCGGGAAGCGGAGCTCATCGCGCTGTGCGACCGCCCCGACCTCGACGTCGACCGCGTGCTGGAGCTGGCGAGCGTTCCCGCGGCCACGACCCGCGACCGACGGATAGCCAAGGCGGCGAGCATTATTCGCGCCGACCCTGCCGCTCCGCATCGAGCGGCGAAGCTCGCCGCCGAGGTGGGTTTGTCGCAGTCCTACTTTCTGCGCCTGTTCGCCGAGCAGACCGGAACCAGTTTCCGGCGCTACATCCAATGGGCGCGCATGCTGCGAGCCGCCCAGGGACACATATCCGGGTACGACGGCACCAGATGCGCCGCCGATGCCGGATTCGCCACACCCTCACACTTCACCGACACTTTCCATCGAATGTTCGGATTCACCCCCTCCACCCTGGCGAGCAGGGGCGCACAACTGCATATCGAGCAGGAGTGA
- a CDS encoding ankyrin repeat domain-containing protein produces MNISRRRARPFHYGVALLTGALLVAGCTAGTDSTAAPVTTPDSTRAVGVPVGEVNGALLSAAAAGDADAVGAALTQGAQVDTRDSAGRTPLMNAVLDDNLAVARVLLEFGADPDAQDNRGESPWVNTGVTGSVAMMEALLPAQPDLSLRNRFGGNALIPAAEKGHFDYVREVLRQTDIDIDHVNDLGWTALLEAVYYGDGSTVYRDIVRTLVDNGADVSIRDADGHTAYDHAVRRGFSEIADVLQPG; encoded by the coding sequence ATGAACATCTCGAGGCGGCGGGCGCGGCCCTTCCACTACGGCGTCGCGCTGCTGACCGGCGCATTGCTGGTAGCCGGCTGTACAGCCGGAACCGATTCGACGGCGGCACCGGTCACGACGCCCGACAGCACCAGGGCCGTCGGCGTGCCCGTGGGAGAGGTGAACGGTGCGTTGCTGTCCGCCGCGGCAGCCGGAGATGCCGACGCTGTGGGCGCCGCGCTGACGCAGGGAGCCCAGGTCGACACCCGGGACAGTGCGGGTCGCACCCCGCTGATGAACGCGGTGTTGGACGACAACCTCGCTGTGGCTCGCGTCCTGCTGGAATTCGGCGCCGACCCCGACGCGCAGGACAACCGCGGCGAAAGTCCCTGGGTGAATACCGGGGTCACCGGCAGCGTCGCCATGATGGAAGCGCTGTTGCCCGCGCAGCCGGATCTGTCGTTGCGTAATCGCTTCGGGGGCAACGCCCTCATTCCCGCAGCGGAGAAGGGGCACTTCGATTACGTCCGGGAAGTGCTGCGGCAGACCGACATCGACATCGATCACGTCAACGACCTCGGCTGGACTGCACTGCTCGAGGCCGTCTACTACGGCGACGGCAGCACCGTCTATCGCGATATCGTCCGCACGCTGGTGGACAACGGCGCCGATGTCTCCATCCGCGACGCCGACGGCCACACCGCCTATGACCATGCCGTCCGGCGCGGCTTTTCCGAGATAGCCGATGTGCTACAGCCGGGCTGA
- a CDS encoding SDR family oxidoreductase, whose translation MSEDLLGKSALVSGASRGIGKAVAAELLRRGANVLITARKPEPLEQAAGELRELGYKGQVSALAGNSGDAESRTAAVQRVVAEFGSLDILINNTGINPVYGSLMEADLDAVRKIFDVNVVAALGYVQEAYKAWMGEHGGAVVNVASVAGIRSTGVIAAYGASKAALIRLTDELAWQLGPKIRVNAVAPGVIKTKFADALYSADEEKAASIYPMKRLGTPEDVARLIAFLVSEESAWITGETIRVDGGLLSTGGL comes from the coding sequence ATGAGCGAAGACCTCCTGGGTAAGAGTGCACTGGTCAGCGGCGCGAGCCGGGGTATCGGTAAGGCGGTGGCGGCGGAGTTGCTGCGGCGTGGGGCGAATGTGCTGATCACGGCCCGTAAGCCGGAGCCGCTGGAGCAGGCGGCCGGAGAGCTGCGGGAGCTCGGCTACAAGGGGCAGGTCAGCGCCCTGGCGGGGAACTCCGGGGATGCGGAGAGCCGGACCGCGGCGGTGCAGCGGGTGGTGGCCGAATTCGGGTCGCTCGATATTTTGATCAACAACACCGGCATCAATCCCGTCTACGGCTCGCTGATGGAGGCGGACCTGGATGCCGTGCGCAAGATTTTCGACGTGAATGTCGTTGCGGCGCTGGGTTATGTGCAGGAGGCGTACAAGGCGTGGATGGGTGAGCACGGCGGGGCGGTGGTGAATGTCGCCAGCGTGGCCGGTATTCGCTCGACCGGTGTGATCGCTGCTTACGGTGCGTCCAAGGCCGCGCTGATCCGGCTCACCGATGAGCTCGCCTGGCAGCTGGGGCCCAAGATTCGGGTGAACGCGGTCGCGCCGGGCGTCATCAAGACCAAGTTCGCCGATGCGCTGTACTCGGCCGATGAGGAGAAGGCGGCCAGCATCTACCCGATGAAGCGACTCGGCACCCCGGAGGATGTGGCGCGGCTGATCGCGTTCCTGGTCTCCGAGGAGTCCGCCTGGATTACCGGCGAGACCATTCGCGTCGACGGCGGACTGCTGTCCACCGGCGGTCTCTGA
- a CDS encoding lycopene cyclase family protein, with protein MTVDIVVCGLGPAGRALAHRGLAHGLSVTVVDPAPERRWTATYAAWLDELPGWLDPTVVAAAVDRPVAWGTRRHELGRTYTVLDTAKLQESLDITGAQVISDRATDIDRNSVTLASGATITAERVIDARGLARSPERAEQTAYGVIVDEQRAAGLEPLFMDWRTDNGANPDAPRSFLYAVPLGGGAMLLEETCLAGRPALDSTELRTRLQHRLRSRGIELDGTEPVERVRFPVEGGRPGRGRFGAAGGFTHPATGYSVAASLAAADAVAAGASPWPRSGRAVHKLRSAGLRALLALPPNDIPLFFDAFFTLHPHSQRAYLSGRTDLPGTAAAMTALFAALPMRLRHTLATAVLPRR; from the coding sequence GTGACCGTCGACATCGTGGTGTGCGGGCTCGGGCCGGCCGGGCGGGCCTTGGCGCATCGCGGTCTGGCGCACGGGCTGTCGGTGACGGTGGTCGATCCAGCGCCGGAGCGGCGGTGGACGGCCACCTATGCGGCGTGGCTGGACGAGCTGCCGGGATGGTTGGATCCCACGGTGGTGGCGGCGGCAGTCGACAGGCCCGTGGCCTGGGGAACGCGCCGTCACGAACTGGGCCGGACGTACACGGTCCTCGACACCGCGAAGCTCCAGGAATCGCTGGATATAACCGGGGCACAGGTTATTTCGGATCGCGCGACTGACATCGACCGGAACTCTGTGACGCTGGCGTCCGGCGCGACAATTACCGCAGAGCGGGTGATCGATGCTCGGGGGCTCGCCCGATCCCCGGAGCGAGCCGAGCAGACCGCCTATGGCGTGATCGTCGACGAGCAGCGCGCAGCTGGGCTCGAACCGTTGTTCATGGATTGGCGGACCGACAACGGCGCGAATCCTGATGCGCCACGGTCGTTTCTCTACGCGGTGCCGCTCGGCGGTGGCGCGATGCTGCTCGAGGAAACCTGTCTGGCCGGACGCCCGGCCCTGGATTCGACCGAGTTACGCACCCGGTTGCAGCATCGGTTGCGTTCGCGCGGAATCGAACTCGACGGTACCGAGCCGGTCGAGCGGGTCCGATTCCCGGTCGAAGGCGGCCGTCCCGGACGCGGCAGGTTCGGGGCCGCGGGCGGATTCACCCATCCCGCAACGGGATACAGCGTCGCGGCGTCGCTCGCCGCGGCGGATGCCGTAGCGGCGGGCGCATCCCCGTGGCCGCGGTCCGGCCGCGCCGTCCACAAACTGCGGTCCGCCGGGCTGCGGGCGCTACTCGCCCTGCCGCCCAACGATATTCCGCTCTTCTTCGACGCCTTCTTCACGCTCCACCCGCACTCACAGCGGGCCTACCTGTCCGGGCGTACCGACTTGCCGGGCACCGCGGCCGCGATGACCGCGTTGTTCGCCGCGCTCCCGATGCGCCTGCGCCACACCCTCGCGACGGCGGTCCTCCCCCGCCGTTAA
- a CDS encoding Ku protein: protein MRAIWKGSIAFGLVNVPVKVYTATEDHDIRFHQVHAKDGGRIKYDRVCTVCGKSVQYADIDKAYESPEGEKVMLTDEDFAKLPAAEKHEIPVLQFVPSEQIDPVLFEKSYYLEPDSNTPKAYVLLATTLEQIDRTALVHFTLRQKTRLAALRVRDGVLVLQTLLWPDEVRAVEFESLEDAAEPRPQEIKMAETLVATMSDDFDPDLYKDEYQIELKRLLDEAIASGTGKVQSQPEAAPAEMDAEVVDLVAALQRSLEASGRRSASGNGAEKKPAKKAPAKKAAAKATKSTAKAADKPAKKTAKKAAARKGA, encoded by the coding sequence ATGCGAGCTATTTGGAAGGGCTCGATCGCGTTCGGGCTGGTCAACGTCCCGGTCAAGGTGTACACCGCCACCGAGGACCATGACATCCGGTTCCACCAGGTGCACGCCAAAGACGGCGGGCGCATCAAATATGACCGGGTATGCACGGTCTGCGGGAAATCCGTGCAATACGCCGACATCGACAAGGCCTATGAATCGCCCGAGGGCGAAAAGGTCATGTTGACCGACGAGGATTTCGCGAAACTTCCCGCCGCGGAGAAACACGAGATTCCGGTCCTGCAGTTCGTGCCCTCCGAACAGATCGACCCGGTCCTGTTCGAGAAGAGCTACTACCTGGAGCCGGATTCGAATACGCCCAAGGCGTACGTGTTGCTGGCCACGACGCTCGAACAGATCGACCGGACCGCGCTCGTGCACTTCACGCTGCGGCAGAAAACCAGGCTGGCGGCGCTGCGGGTGCGCGACGGCGTGCTGGTGCTGCAGACGCTGCTGTGGCCGGACGAGGTGCGCGCCGTCGAATTCGAATCGCTCGAGGATGCCGCCGAACCGCGACCGCAGGAAATCAAGATGGCCGAAACGCTGGTCGCCACCATGTCCGACGATTTCGATCCCGATCTCTACAAGGACGAATATCAGATCGAACTGAAGCGGCTGCTCGACGAGGCCATTGCCAGCGGCACCGGCAAGGTGCAGAGCCAGCCCGAAGCGGCGCCCGCGGAAATGGATGCCGAGGTCGTCGACCTGGTCGCCGCGTTGCAGCGCAGCCTGGAAGCCAGTGGCCGCCGTTCGGCCTCCGGTAACGGCGCGGAGAAGAAACCCGCCAAGAAGGCGCCGGCGAAGAAAGCCGCCGCGAAGGCGACCAAGTCCACCGCCAAGGCCGCCGACAAGCCGGCCAAGAAGACAGCGAAGAAGGCCGCGGCCCGCAAGGGGGCGTGA
- a CDS encoding GNAT family N-acetyltransferase, whose product MDSAIAIVPMGLGHLRQVLDLGHEVFDTTAKPYTSWSLTSVAEHLDSHDNACWVALDSDRVVGFVLGSMEFELRDDWGYLEWIAVAPDMQGRGLARRLVDVCSAALFAAGARRIVTDVEERNAASAALMTRSGFTAAATVTLFVRPNPDEPQEVSEDEALPPIAPGTKRALIRRGRLAGEGRGSIR is encoded by the coding sequence ATGGACTCCGCCATAGCGATCGTCCCGATGGGCCTTGGTCACCTACGCCAAGTGCTCGACCTCGGGCACGAGGTTTTCGACACCACCGCCAAGCCCTACACCTCGTGGTCGCTGACCAGCGTCGCCGAACATCTCGACAGCCACGACAACGCCTGCTGGGTCGCCCTCGACTCCGATCGCGTGGTCGGATTCGTCCTCGGTTCGATGGAATTCGAGCTGCGCGACGACTGGGGCTACCTGGAGTGGATCGCGGTCGCACCGGACATGCAGGGCCGGGGTCTCGCCCGCCGCCTGGTCGACGTCTGTTCGGCCGCCTTGTTCGCCGCCGGGGCCCGCCGCATCGTCACCGACGTCGAGGAGCGCAACGCCGCCTCCGCCGCCCTGATGACCCGCAGCGGCTTCACCGCCGCCGCCACCGTCACCCTGTTCGTCCGCCCGAATCCCGATGAGCCCCAGGAAGTCTCGGAGGACGAAGCGCTGCCGCCGATCGCCCCCGGCACCAAACGGGCCCTGATCCGCCGCGGCCGCCTGGCCGGGGAAGGCCGCGGCAGCATCCGCTGA
- a CDS encoding helix-turn-helix transcriptional regulator — MVEHESERLDALFHALSHPTRRGMLRQLAEHECSVGELAEPYAMTFAGASKHVQVLERAGLVRRSVQGRIHLCRLDPAPIRAGAEWMRYYERFWTERLDRLEELLRKEDEA, encoded by the coding sequence GTGGTTGAACATGAATCCGAGCGGCTGGACGCCCTGTTCCACGCCCTGTCGCATCCGACCCGGCGCGGCATGCTCCGGCAGCTCGCCGAGCACGAATGCAGCGTGGGCGAGCTGGCCGAGCCGTACGCGATGACCTTCGCGGGCGCCTCCAAGCACGTGCAGGTGCTGGAGCGGGCCGGGCTGGTGCGCCGCAGTGTGCAAGGCCGGATTCATCTCTGCCGCCTCGATCCCGCCCCGATCCGGGCGGGTGCCGAATGGATGCGCTACTACGAGCGCTTCTGGACCGAGCGGCTCGATCGCTTGGAAGAACTCCTGCGAAAAGAGGACGAAGCATGA
- a CDS encoding SRPBCC family protein, with protein MTAQQISDYGTVTEPGAVRLERLLPGPIDRVWRYVTDAELRRSWLAAGDMELQDGGSAELIWRNAELTGPEDPAPKEHAGEHREHGTVLSCDPPRLLAFTWSNGSIITITLTPVEDRVHLELTHSKLPDRAEMVGVSSGWHCHLDLLASRLAERTPDPFWAKMDRLQAEYAERIPE; from the coding sequence ATGACCGCACAACAGATTTCCGACTACGGCACAGTGACCGAACCCGGCGCGGTGCGTCTGGAGCGCCTGCTGCCCGGCCCGATCGACCGAGTCTGGCGCTACGTCACCGACGCCGAACTGCGCCGCTCCTGGCTGGCCGCCGGCGATATGGAACTCCAGGACGGCGGCAGCGCCGAATTGATCTGGCGCAACGCGGAATTGACCGGACCCGAGGACCCGGCGCCGAAGGAGCACGCCGGTGAGCACCGCGAGCACGGCACGGTGCTGTCCTGCGATCCGCCGCGCCTGCTCGCCTTCACCTGGAGCAACGGCTCGATCATCACGATCACGCTGACACCGGTCGAGGACCGCGTGCACCTGGAGCTGACCCACAGCAAGCTGCCCGATCGCGCGGAGATGGTGGGCGTCTCCTCCGGCTGGCACTGCCACCTGGATCTGCTGGCCTCCCGGCTGGCCGAGCGCACCCCGGATCCGTTCTGGGCCAAGATGGATCGGCTGCAGGCCGAGTACGCCGAACGTATTCCCGAGTAG
- a CDS encoding MetQ/NlpA family ABC transporter substrate-binding protein, which translates to MRNLRRVLLIPLLLALLTTVGCGREHNADVVRVGVNDLAQPHWEVFKRKAADQGITVEFVNFTDYNQPNPALAQQRIDINKFQHVRYLANYNVRNNDTLVPIGASEIFPLTLYSRKHKSVKDIPQGGQITLSNNPANQVRPLLGLAAAGLIVLKGGPSWDSKIEDVDTAASKVSLKAIDPTLTAPSLESVDAAFVDDTFARPAGLTQQEVIYTDDPERPELKQYINIFAVRAADKDNPRLLAVAKLYHDPEVEAAVRAETGYDGIFKTNDPADLQATLRELEAKFRK; encoded by the coding sequence ATGCGAAATCTGCGCCGAGTGCTGCTGATCCCTCTGCTGTTAGCCCTGCTCACGACGGTCGGCTGTGGCCGCGAGCACAATGCCGACGTGGTGCGCGTTGGTGTGAACGATCTCGCACAGCCGCACTGGGAGGTCTTCAAACGGAAGGCTGCCGACCAGGGCATCACGGTCGAGTTCGTCAACTTCACCGACTACAACCAGCCGAACCCGGCGCTCGCGCAGCAGCGGATCGACATCAACAAGTTCCAGCACGTGCGGTACCTGGCCAACTACAACGTCCGCAACAACGACACCCTGGTGCCGATCGGCGCCAGCGAGATCTTCCCGCTGACGCTGTACTCGCGGAAGCACAAGTCGGTCAAAGACATTCCGCAGGGTGGGCAGATCACGCTGAGCAACAATCCGGCCAATCAGGTGCGGCCACTGCTGGGCCTGGCCGCGGCCGGGCTGATCGTACTGAAGGGTGGACCGAGCTGGGATTCCAAGATCGAGGACGTCGATACCGCCGCCTCGAAGGTGAGCCTGAAGGCCATCGACCCGACGCTGACCGCGCCGTCGCTGGAGAGCGTGGACGCGGCGTTCGTCGACGACACTTTCGCGCGACCGGCCGGGCTCACGCAGCAGGAGGTCATCTACACCGATGATCCCGAGCGCCCGGAACTGAAGCAGTACATCAACATCTTCGCGGTTCGCGCCGCCGACAAGGACAACCCGCGGCTGCTCGCGGTGGCCAAGCTCTACCACGATCCGGAGGTCGAAGCCGCGGTGCGCGCGGAGACCGGGTATGACGGCATCTTCAAGACCAACGATCCGGCCGACCTACAGGCGACACTGCGGGAGCTGGAAGCGAAGTTCCGGAAGTAG
- a CDS encoding MetQ/NlpA family ABC transporter substrate-binding protein → MKFTRALAIPVLVATAALTLTACGKDESSSGTVVRIGTTDKDKAWEVFEQKAKDKGITLKITNFSDYKQPNLALAQKQIDVNLFQHLQFLGAYNVANNDSLTPIGSTYIVPLGLYSKKHKSLADIPAGGEIAIPNDPTNQARALFVLQAAGLLKLSSDTRQPSPADIDKGASKVKVTPVDAAQTALSLASVDGSIINNTFLERSGVDPKSALYKDDPANPAAEPYINVIVTRAEDKNNPLYNQLIDIWRDPAVQQAHSEVTKGTAVSVNRPAGDLEQILTRVQQTTRDGK, encoded by the coding sequence GTGAAGTTCACTCGGGCACTGGCGATCCCGGTCCTCGTAGCCACCGCGGCCCTCACCCTCACCGCCTGCGGTAAAGACGAGAGCTCCTCCGGCACGGTAGTGCGTATCGGCACCACCGACAAGGACAAGGCCTGGGAGGTCTTCGAGCAGAAGGCCAAGGACAAGGGCATCACCCTGAAGATCACCAACTTCTCCGACTACAAGCAGCCGAATCTCGCGCTGGCGCAGAAGCAGATCGACGTCAATCTCTTCCAGCATCTGCAGTTCCTCGGGGCCTACAACGTCGCCAACAACGACAGCCTCACCCCGATCGGCTCGACCTACATCGTGCCACTGGGCCTGTACTCGAAGAAGCACAAGAGCTTGGCCGACATCCCGGCCGGCGGCGAGATCGCCATCCCGAACGACCCGACCAATCAGGCGCGGGCGCTGTTCGTGCTGCAGGCCGCCGGTCTGCTGAAGCTGTCCTCGGACACCCGTCAGCCCTCGCCCGCCGATATCGACAAGGGCGCGTCGAAGGTGAAGGTGACCCCGGTCGACGCCGCCCAGACCGCGTTGTCGCTCGCCTCGGTGGACGGGTCGATCATCAACAACACCTTCCTGGAGCGCTCCGGCGTAGACCCGAAATCAGCGCTCTACAAGGATGATCCGGCGAACCCGGCGGCCGAGCCGTACATCAACGTGATCGTGACCCGGGCCGAGGACAAGAACAACCCGCTCTACAACCAGCTCATCGACATCTGGCGCGATCCGGCGGTGCAGCAGGCGCACAGCGAAGTCACCAAGGGCACCGCTGTCTCGGTGAACCGCCCGGCCGGGGACCTGGAACAGATCCTGACCCGGGTGCAGCAGACCACCCGCGACGGCAAGTGA
- a CDS encoding methionine ABC transporter ATP-binding protein: MSDVPAVEFRSVTKVFGKGEQRQTALDNIDLRIEKGEIFGVIGYSGAGKSTLVRLINALEKPTSGTVEISGTPITGVSEREVRRLRRDIGMVFQQFNLFRSRTAAGNVEYPLKVAGWKRAERKARVAELLEFVGLSDKARSYPDQLSGGQKQRVGIARALATSPSLLLADESTSALDPETTGEVLRLLRKINRELGVTIVVITHEMDVIRAVADRVAVLAEGRIVELASTFEVFATPQAAPTRSFVETVLHDRPSDAERKTLTDRHGGRLVTVAIDDERGIGAALATATHADVRFEVVYGGVRTLQDKTFGSLTLALHGPDDAVAKVIGELETAGKG, encoded by the coding sequence GTGAGCGACGTCCCGGCCGTCGAATTCCGTTCGGTCACCAAGGTTTTCGGCAAGGGCGAGCAGCGCCAGACCGCGCTCGACAACATCGACCTGCGCATCGAAAAGGGTGAGATCTTCGGCGTCATCGGCTATTCCGGCGCGGGTAAGTCCACGCTGGTGCGGCTGATCAACGCCCTGGAGAAGCCGACCAGCGGCACCGTCGAGATCTCCGGCACCCCCATCACTGGGGTGTCGGAGCGCGAGGTGCGGCGGCTGCGCCGCGATATCGGCATGGTGTTCCAGCAGTTCAACCTGTTCCGATCCCGCACGGCCGCAGGCAATGTCGAGTATCCGCTGAAGGTGGCGGGCTGGAAGCGCGCCGAACGCAAGGCGCGGGTCGCCGAGTTGCTGGAGTTCGTCGGCCTGTCCGACAAGGCCCGCAGCTATCCGGATCAACTGTCCGGCGGGCAGAAGCAGCGGGTCGGCATCGCCCGGGCGCTGGCGACTTCGCCGTCGCTGCTGCTCGCCGACGAGTCGACCTCGGCGCTGGATCCGGAGACCACCGGCGAGGTGCTGCGACTGCTCCGCAAGATCAACCGCGAGCTCGGCGTCACCATCGTGGTCATCACCCACGAGATGGATGTGATCCGCGCGGTGGCCGACCGAGTCGCGGTGCTCGCCGAGGGCCGGATCGTCGAATTGGCCAGCACCTTCGAGGTTTTCGCGACCCCGCAGGCGGCGCCGACCCGGTCCTTCGTGGAGACCGTGCTGCACGACCGGCCTTCGGACGCGGAGCGGAAGACACTGACCGACCGGCACGGCGGCCGGCTGGTCACAGTCGCCATCGATGACGAGCGCGGCATCGGTGCGGCGCTGGCCACGGCCACGCACGCCGACGTCCGGTTCGAAGTGGTCTACGGCGGCGTACGGACCTTGCAGGACAAGACATTCGGCAGCCTCACGCTGGCGCTGCACGGCCCCGACGACGCCGTCGCCAAGGTGATCGGCGAACTCGAGACAGCCGGAAAGGGGTAG
- a CDS encoding methionine ABC transporter permease translates to MHTDWDKLQPVLLESIGTTIYLVLLTFVVGGVIGLFLGTALYTTRKGGLLANTPVHVLLNVLVNVVRPIPFIILLAALGPITLEVVGTTIGTEAAAFVMIVAASFGIARIVEQNLVTVDPGVIEAARAVGAGPLRIIFTLLIPEALGPLVLGYTFVVIAIVDMSAMAGTVGGGGLGDFALVYGYQRFDWQVTLVATLIIIAGVQGIQFLGNWLARKVLRR, encoded by the coding sequence GTGCATACGGATTGGGACAAGCTCCAGCCGGTACTGCTCGAATCCATCGGCACCACCATCTATCTCGTGCTGCTCACCTTCGTGGTGGGCGGGGTGATCGGGTTGTTCCTGGGCACCGCGCTCTACACCACCCGCAAGGGCGGTCTGCTGGCCAACACACCCGTGCACGTGCTGCTGAACGTGCTGGTCAACGTGGTGCGGCCGATCCCGTTCATCATCCTGCTGGCCGCGCTCGGCCCGATCACCCTGGAGGTGGTCGGCACCACCATCGGCACCGAGGCGGCGGCGTTCGTGATGATCGTCGCGGCGTCGTTCGGCATTGCCCGCATCGTCGAGCAGAATCTGGTGACGGTGGATCCCGGCGTGATCGAAGCTGCCCGCGCGGTCGGCGCGGGTCCGCTGCGGATCATTTTTACACTGCTGATCCCGGAAGCCTTGGGCCCCTTGGTCCTCGGCTACACCTTCGTCGTCATCGCGATCGTCGACATGTCGGCTATGGCGGGCACTGTCGGCGGCGGCGGACTGGGCGATTTCGCCCTGGTCTACGGCTATCAGCGCTTCGACTGGCAGGTCACCCTGGTGGCCACGCTCATCATCATCGCCGGGGTGCAGGGCATCCAGTTCCTCGGCAACTGGCTGGCCCGGAAGGTCCTGCGGCGCTAG